A single genomic interval of Sinorhizobium garamanticum harbors:
- a CDS encoding NAD(P)/FAD-dependent oxidoreductase: MPWQSPISPGISWYEATVLERPDYPTLPGSRKSDVAIVGGGYTGLQAAYNLAKNGIDVTLIDACRFGDGASGRNGGQFGTGQRAWAEDTEETLGHERAKLLFEMAENAKRYLLDFADEHGIDIEFVPGQLSVGHKESLEKDYRRHVEAMAERFGYSHLSFMERDETASRLGSHHYRFGIRDTGTGHIHPMKLLVGLAKQAARAGASLHEQTKALKIEKKGTAIAIDTDRGTITADRVLIACNAYIGNLEPVTASHVMPIRSFIGATKILSDHPDVLPGGESVDDSRFVVRYFRKSKDGRLLFGGREAYTADNPRDISSHIRRQISEIYPALANVEITHAWGGSVGITMPRQPFCREVMPGVTSIGGYSGHGVMLSNYCGKLYADLVLGKQTELDLLKALKIPAFPGGMRFRSVLLFLALSWYALRDRF; the protein is encoded by the coding sequence ATGCCCTGGCAAAGTCCGATCTCGCCCGGAATCTCCTGGTACGAGGCGACGGTACTGGAGCGTCCGGATTATCCGACGCTGCCAGGCTCCCGGAAGAGTGACGTCGCAATCGTCGGCGGCGGTTACACGGGTCTTCAGGCCGCCTACAATCTCGCCAAGAACGGCATCGACGTGACCCTGATCGACGCCTGCCGGTTCGGCGACGGTGCCTCCGGCCGGAACGGTGGCCAGTTCGGCACCGGCCAGCGCGCCTGGGCGGAGGATACCGAGGAAACGCTCGGCCACGAGCGTGCCAAGCTGCTGTTCGAGATGGCGGAGAACGCCAAGCGCTATCTCCTGGACTTCGCCGACGAACACGGGATCGACATCGAGTTCGTGCCCGGGCAGCTTTCCGTCGGCCACAAGGAAAGCCTCGAGAAGGATTACCGCCGCCATGTCGAGGCGATGGCGGAGCGTTTCGGATATTCGCACCTCTCCTTCATGGAACGCGACGAGACGGCAAGCCGGCTGGGATCGCATCACTATCGGTTCGGCATACGCGACACCGGCACCGGACACATCCACCCGATGAAACTGCTCGTCGGTCTCGCAAAGCAGGCGGCCCGTGCCGGCGCCAGCCTCCACGAGCAGACGAAGGCGCTGAAGATCGAGAAAAAGGGGACCGCGATCGCCATCGACACCGATCGCGGCACGATCACTGCGGACCGAGTGCTGATCGCCTGCAATGCCTATATCGGCAACCTTGAGCCTGTAACCGCCAGCCACGTCATGCCGATCCGCTCGTTCATCGGCGCGACAAAGATCCTGTCCGACCATCCAGACGTACTGCCCGGCGGCGAATCGGTCGACGATTCGCGCTTCGTCGTGCGCTATTTCCGTAAATCGAAAGACGGACGGCTGCTCTTCGGCGGGCGCGAAGCCTATACAGCCGACAATCCACGCGACATTTCGAGCCACATCCGCCGCCAGATCAGCGAGATCTATCCGGCGCTCGCCAATGTCGAGATCACGCACGCCTGGGGCGGTTCGGTCGGCATCACCATGCCGCGCCAGCCCTTCTGCCGAGAGGTCATGCCTGGGGTTACAAGCATCGGCGGCTATTCCGGGCACGGCGTCATGCTGTCCAACTATTGCGGCAAGCTCTATGCTGACCTGGTCTTGGGCAAACAGACGGAGCTGGATCTTCTCAAGGCCTTGAAAATACCTGCTTTCCCGGGCGGAATGCGATTCCGCTCGGTGCTCCTGTTCCTCGCGCTCAGCTGGTATGCTTTGCGCGACCGGTTCTAA
- a CDS encoding glutamine synthetase family protein gives MPSKRSVAQQAAKISKSSKIPAALHSSRGVKTWKEAVDWLRIRGIEDIECITPDLAGVPRGKMMPTSKFTSNTSLALPSAIYRHTISGEYPDETDQFRYDSRDSDIKLMPDLSTLSVVPWETDPTAQVICDIVGSQGEQISYTPRNVLKRVVDLYRQKGWKPVVAPEIEFYLVAQNDDPDYPLRPPKGRSGRSILGGQGYSIAGINEFDELIDDIYHFSEKQGLEIDTLIHEEGPAQLEINLRHGDPIELADQVFLFKRTIREAALKHGIYATFMAKPMQGQPGSAMHIHQSVVEINTGRNLFSNVDGSPSKEFFSFIGGMQHYVPRTLAMMAPYVNSYRRLTPDMSAPVNTAWGYDNRTTAFRIPVSDAAARRIENRLPSSDANPYLALAASLGCGYLGIVEGLEPTPPTEDTANEGEIDLPRGLLEAVSLLESAPSLADVFTPEFIAIYAGVKRGEFETFMQVISPWEREFLLLNV, from the coding sequence ATGCCCTCCAAGAGAAGTGTCGCCCAGCAAGCAGCAAAGATCAGCAAGAGTTCGAAAATACCCGCCGCCCTGCACTCGTCCCGAGGCGTCAAGACTTGGAAGGAGGCAGTCGACTGGCTCAGGATCCGCGGTATCGAAGATATCGAATGCATCACGCCTGACCTTGCCGGCGTACCGCGCGGCAAGATGATGCCGACCTCCAAATTCACGTCGAACACCTCGCTTGCTCTGCCTTCGGCGATCTACCGCCATACGATTTCCGGCGAATATCCCGACGAAACCGACCAGTTTCGTTACGATTCCCGCGACAGCGACATCAAGCTGATGCCCGATCTTTCGACCCTTTCTGTCGTTCCCTGGGAGACCGACCCGACGGCCCAGGTGATCTGCGACATCGTCGGCTCGCAAGGCGAGCAGATCAGCTATACGCCGCGCAACGTCTTGAAGCGCGTGGTCGACCTTTATCGCCAGAAGGGCTGGAAGCCGGTCGTCGCGCCCGAGATCGAATTCTACCTGGTCGCCCAGAACGACGATCCGGACTACCCGCTGCGCCCGCCGAAGGGACGCTCCGGCCGCTCGATTCTCGGCGGCCAGGGCTATTCGATCGCCGGCATCAACGAATTCGACGAACTGATCGACGACATCTACCATTTCTCCGAGAAGCAGGGTCTGGAGATCGACACCCTCATTCACGAAGAGGGCCCGGCGCAGCTCGAAATCAACCTCAGGCACGGGGACCCTATCGAGCTGGCCGACCAGGTTTTCCTGTTCAAGCGAACAATTCGTGAAGCGGCGCTGAAGCACGGCATCTACGCGACCTTCATGGCGAAGCCGATGCAGGGCCAACCCGGCTCGGCGATGCACATTCACCAGTCAGTTGTCGAGATCAACACCGGTCGCAACCTCTTCTCGAATGTGGACGGGTCGCCATCGAAGGAGTTCTTCTCCTTCATCGGCGGCATGCAGCACTACGTTCCGAGGACGTTGGCGATGATGGCGCCGTACGTGAACTCCTACCGGCGGCTGACGCCCGACATGTCAGCGCCGGTGAACACCGCCTGGGGTTACGACAACCGGACAACGGCGTTCCGCATCCCCGTATCGGACGCGGCGGCGCGACGCATCGAGAACCGCCTACCGAGTTCGGATGCCAACCCCTATCTGGCGCTCGCGGCCTCGCTCGGCTGCGGCTATCTCGGCATCGTCGAGGGCCTGGAGCCCACGCCGCCGACCGAGGACACCGCCAACGAAGGCGAAATCGATCTGCCGCGCGGCCTGCTCGAGGCCGTCTCGCTGCTCGAATCTGCGCCCTCGCTTGCCGACGTCTTCACGCCCGAATTCATCGCCATCTATGCCGGCGTGAAGCGTGGCGAATTCGAGACCTTCATGCAGGTCATCAGTCCGTGGGAACGCGAATTCCTGCTTCTGAACGTCTGA